In one window of Desulforhabdus amnigena DNA:
- a CDS encoding FAD-dependent oxidoreductase, producing MFKRCKRLWNTYPLKSHYDAVIIGGGLHGLATAYFLASRHGMTRVAVLEKRYIGFGGSGRNTAIVRANQRTQENLPLYKEALDLWPVLTKELDFNLMFYNCGNLNLAHSEAALKAMRMQVASAQFNGVKIELVDRRECKELIPILDISDRPRYPIFGGMFHPPGGIVRHDAVVWGLARGASKYGVHIHQGTEVQGIGVRNGKIQHVDTDKGRIHTPRVLTAAGGYSADISYRMLGIKLPISPLTIQAMVTQPLKPILHHVVSSGMYHCYANQTLKGEIATGAHMDPWPNYTTRTSAHYIKHQAEALGEMIPCLRGVKFMRTWAGLADMTPDMAPIMDGNDHIQGYYMDCGWGYFGFKSCAVTGKYMAEFMAKGECPEILKPFTLRRFQNHNLMGETAALVEYTSDN from the coding sequence ATGTTCAAAAGATGCAAGCGACTGTGGAACACGTATCCGCTCAAATCTCATTACGATGCAGTGATCATCGGGGGGGGATTGCACGGGCTGGCGACGGCCTATTTCCTGGCCAGCCGCCACGGGATGACCCGTGTGGCGGTTCTCGAGAAACGCTACATCGGCTTCGGAGGTTCGGGGCGCAACACGGCCATCGTGCGGGCCAATCAGCGCACCCAGGAAAATCTTCCCCTTTACAAGGAAGCCCTGGACCTCTGGCCGGTCTTGACCAAAGAACTGGATTTCAACCTCATGTTCTACAACTGCGGCAACCTCAACCTGGCTCACAGTGAGGCGGCCCTCAAGGCCATGCGCATGCAGGTGGCTTCGGCCCAGTTCAATGGCGTCAAAATCGAACTGGTGGATCGCAGGGAATGCAAGGAGCTGATTCCCATCCTGGATATTTCCGATCGGCCCCGATATCCCATTTTTGGAGGAATGTTTCACCCTCCCGGAGGCATCGTGCGCCACGATGCCGTCGTGTGGGGACTGGCAAGAGGGGCATCCAAGTACGGAGTCCATATCCACCAGGGAACGGAAGTGCAGGGGATCGGAGTCCGGAACGGAAAGATCCAACATGTGGATACCGACAAAGGAAGGATTCACACCCCCAGGGTCCTGACGGCTGCGGGGGGCTATTCGGCCGATATTTCCTACCGGATGCTCGGCATCAAGCTCCCCATCAGCCCTTTGACGATTCAGGCCATGGTGACGCAGCCCTTGAAGCCGATCCTGCACCACGTGGTCTCCTCGGGCATGTACCACTGCTACGCCAATCAGACCCTCAAGGGAGAGATTGCCACGGGAGCCCACATGGACCCCTGGCCCAACTACACCACTCGGACGAGCGCCCACTACATCAAGCACCAGGCCGAAGCCCTGGGTGAGATGATCCCGTGCCTGAGAGGCGTGAAATTCATGCGCACCTGGGCGGGGCTGGCCGACATGACCCCCGATATGGCTCCCATCATGGATGGGAACGACCACATTCAGGGCTACTATATGGATTGCGGATGGGGGTATTTCGGGTTCAAGTCGTGTGCCGTCACCGGCAAGTACATGGCCGAATTCATGGCAAAGGGCGAATGCCCGGAAATCTTGAAGCCTTTCACTCTACGGCGCTTTCAAAACCACAACCTCATGGGGGAAACGGCCGCCCTCGTGGAATATACATCCGACAACTAA
- a CDS encoding glutamate synthase-related protein: protein MATIDLSSMSIRTVNEVIKGYGANHQDVELINPDARHYIAVGLTNPIKIKIRGSAGYFCGGLTDGPTIEVEKNVSWGVGDNMLAGSIVVGGNAGAIAGEALRGGEIVIKGNMGSRAGQVMKKGTLCCVGNSSFMAGYMMYGGRLIILGNSGLKVGEDMAGGAIFVGGALESLGNDAMVCEPTREDIDGIMEFLDRYGITFQGSFKKIVCAGKGLRYSKPEVQKRYIPFKEFSGGNAAYWNEKVQEDIRIKGEIGRYRIRGYGAARHIPHFQDIAFKADLSKAGKDADGLSRVNLRTFVGGKHGGRALDLSMPVMIAPMSYGAVSGKMKAALGAASRLSGISENTGEGGMYSVERAEARQLIAQCLSGRLGWNIHDMKRADALELYISQGAKPGLGGQLMASKLTREIAEMRGIPAGMDLRSPSRHPDVLGGDDLIMKIQEFREAVGGRLPVGLKLGAGRTRDDIKIALKDDLDFVELDGLQGGTGAAACEVLEYVGIPTIAAIMEARDGLAEIDAEGELPIVLMGGIRNGVDAAKAIALGATAVGLGTSMLIAAGCTGCMQCSTGNCPVGIATQNEKYTERFDVESKALRMHKYLESIRWQLASIVQALGYTDVRQLSRNDLVALTPEAAEMTRLPYDPGYRNKFTGLREESERFERGKSETGSAGFSRRDRIAIQAMSKADARNTEKQREILMQLLRPGENPFPENRPAHLDDLVFLSAALTRLVIDPYREECSTRTRISRSAGLGRVPAGAPWVDLAQPFLFTGFDAAPLDVKAALAKSLAETQCAYVGRMPLMEGIPGNEEEAWKKVFWFQILCNGDCPHPEAAALVHAPGNTFKPMEMERQSSSQLLGMVATAKTLREALPHALEKQMDFLLLDSSLGMEHPWAELKGQPDLTLMRDAIHLLRDMNREEEIALINFGGMRSGTDVAKVLALNCKASVFGVAAGIALGGRVEGKSVHFDTPMTMEERSTAMTQWIKGTAQETAIIARCTGKTDIHNLEPEDMRSITLATSKALDIPLASGRKKREGF from the coding sequence ATGGCAACAATCGATCTATCCAGCATGTCTATACGTACCGTCAATGAGGTGATCAAGGGGTACGGGGCAAACCATCAGGATGTGGAACTCATCAACCCGGACGCAAGGCACTATATCGCCGTGGGTTTGACCAATCCCATCAAAATAAAAATCCGCGGTTCCGCGGGGTATTTTTGTGGGGGGCTCACCGACGGTCCCACCATAGAGGTCGAGAAAAACGTGAGCTGGGGAGTGGGCGACAATATGCTCGCCGGCTCCATCGTCGTGGGCGGCAATGCCGGAGCGATCGCCGGCGAAGCCCTGCGCGGCGGTGAAATCGTCATCAAAGGCAACATGGGGTCCCGCGCAGGACAGGTCATGAAGAAGGGAACGCTCTGCTGCGTGGGCAATTCCAGCTTCATGGCCGGTTACATGATGTACGGAGGACGCCTCATCATTCTGGGAAATTCAGGCCTCAAGGTAGGCGAAGACATGGCGGGGGGCGCAATCTTCGTGGGCGGAGCCCTGGAATCCCTGGGCAATGACGCCATGGTCTGCGAGCCGACCCGGGAAGACATCGACGGCATCATGGAATTCCTGGACCGCTATGGAATAACCTTTCAGGGTTCTTTCAAAAAGATCGTCTGTGCAGGAAAGGGATTGCGCTATTCCAAGCCCGAAGTTCAAAAGCGCTATATCCCCTTCAAGGAGTTTTCCGGGGGAAATGCCGCTTACTGGAACGAAAAGGTTCAGGAAGACATTCGCATCAAGGGAGAGATCGGCCGGTACCGCATCCGGGGCTACGGCGCCGCACGGCATATTCCCCACTTTCAGGACATTGCCTTCAAAGCGGATCTTTCCAAAGCCGGGAAAGATGCGGATGGACTCTCGCGGGTGAATCTCAGGACCTTTGTCGGCGGCAAGCACGGGGGAAGAGCATTGGATCTCAGCATGCCCGTCATGATCGCTCCCATGAGCTACGGCGCGGTGAGCGGCAAAATGAAGGCCGCTCTCGGTGCCGCTTCGCGCCTTTCCGGCATTTCCGAAAATACCGGCGAAGGCGGTATGTATTCCGTAGAACGGGCCGAAGCCCGGCAACTCATCGCTCAATGCCTCTCGGGACGACTCGGGTGGAACATCCACGACATGAAAAGGGCGGACGCCCTGGAGCTTTATATCTCCCAGGGAGCCAAACCGGGCCTGGGCGGACAGCTCATGGCCTCCAAACTCACCCGGGAAATTGCCGAGATGCGAGGGATTCCCGCAGGAATGGATCTGCGCTCCCCGTCAAGGCATCCCGACGTTCTGGGAGGCGACGACCTCATCATGAAAATCCAGGAATTTCGGGAAGCCGTGGGAGGAAGGCTGCCCGTAGGGCTCAAGCTCGGGGCCGGCCGCACGCGCGACGACATCAAGATCGCACTCAAAGACGACCTGGATTTCGTCGAACTGGACGGACTCCAGGGAGGCACGGGTGCCGCCGCCTGTGAAGTCCTGGAATATGTGGGAATCCCCACCATCGCCGCCATTATGGAAGCCCGGGATGGATTGGCGGAAATCGACGCGGAAGGGGAACTCCCCATTGTCCTCATGGGGGGCATCCGCAACGGAGTGGACGCAGCCAAGGCCATCGCTCTCGGGGCAACGGCCGTTGGACTCGGCACTTCCATGCTCATCGCCGCGGGATGCACGGGATGCATGCAGTGCAGCACGGGGAATTGCCCTGTGGGCATCGCCACTCAAAACGAAAAGTACACGGAGCGTTTCGACGTCGAATCCAAGGCACTGAGGATGCACAAGTACCTGGAATCCATCCGCTGGCAGCTCGCTTCCATCGTGCAGGCTCTTGGGTACACGGACGTTCGGCAGCTCTCCCGCAACGATCTCGTGGCCCTGACTCCCGAGGCCGCAGAAATGACCCGGCTCCCCTACGATCCCGGCTATCGGAATAAATTCACAGGGCTGCGGGAGGAATCCGAACGGTTCGAAAGAGGAAAGAGCGAAACGGGGTCCGCTGGTTTTTCCCGGCGCGACCGGATCGCCATTCAGGCCATGTCGAAAGCTGATGCAAGGAACACTGAAAAACAGAGGGAAATCCTCATGCAACTCCTGCGCCCCGGAGAAAATCCCTTTCCCGAAAACCGTCCGGCTCACCTGGATGACCTGGTTTTCCTTTCCGCAGCCCTGACCCGCCTGGTCATCGACCCGTACAGGGAGGAGTGCAGCACCCGCACCCGCATCAGCAGGTCGGCAGGGCTGGGAAGAGTTCCCGCGGGCGCGCCATGGGTCGATTTGGCACAGCCCTTCCTTTTCACTGGTTTTGACGCTGCACCCCTGGACGTAAAGGCGGCCCTTGCCAAAAGCCTTGCAGAAACGCAATGCGCCTATGTGGGCAGAATGCCTCTCATGGAAGGGATTCCCGGAAACGAAGAGGAAGCATGGAAAAAGGTTTTCTGGTTTCAAATTCTATGCAATGGGGATTGCCCCCATCCTGAAGCTGCAGCCCTCGTTCATGCCCCCGGCAATACGTTCAAACCCATGGAGATGGAGCGGCAGAGTTCCAGCCAGCTTCTCGGCATGGTTGCCACGGCGAAAACTCTTCGGGAGGCACTACCGCATGCCCTTGAAAAGCAAATGGACTTTCTTCTGCTGGATTCTTCTCTGGGCATGGAACACCCATGGGCCGAACTCAAGGGGCAGCCGGACCTCACCCTCATGAGAGATGCAATCCATCTTCTGCGCGATATGAACCGGGAAGAAGAGATCGCCCTCATCAATTTTGGCGGCATGCGGTCGGGCACGGACGTGGCAAAAGTCCTCGCCCTCAACTGCAAGGCATCCGTCTTTGGAGTCGCTGCCGGGATCGCACTGGGAGGAAGGGTTGAGGGGAAGAGCGTTCACTTCGATACCCCCATGACCATGGAAGAGAGATCCACAGCCATGACCCAGTGGATCAAGGGAACCGCCCAGGAAACGGCCATCATCGCCCGGTGTACGGGAAAAACCGACATCCACAACCTGGAACCGGAGGACATGCGCAGCATCACCCTGGCAACATCCAAAGCTCTCGACATTCCTCTGGCGTCGGGCCGAAAAAAACGGGAAGGCTTTTAG
- a CDS encoding radical SAM protein has product MGVSHDLLSLMQKRIPGQLVIQFTDHCNARCPQCGMRVTEAFPRTKLSVDRIKRILDRASETGIKIVSFTGGEPLLFLDELVVLIKYAGSAGIEYIRTGTNGFLFTQPERPGFRSRVNRIAEMLADTPLRNLWISIDSAIPSVHEKMRGFPGVIAGIEEAVPIFHGHGIYPSANLGINRNIGGAGSVSDGCRPADEDYLPLFMKDMKAAFRSFYRFAINMGFTIINTCYPMSIHGLNGNASLKPIYAANSTDYIVHYSSGEKAMLFRALMETVPEFRSKSRIFSPRCSLDSLYRQYAQGTMSDYPCRGGIDCFFIDSKDGNAYPCGFRGKENLGDFCELDREKLNREPFCHHCDWECFRDPSEMFGPILHARRNPFGLLKNIANRGSYFKIWMEDLRYYLACDFFDGRKPPAYDRLSAWQGS; this is encoded by the coding sequence ATGGGTGTCTCCCACGATTTGTTATCGCTCATGCAAAAGAGAATCCCCGGACAGCTCGTGATTCAGTTCACGGATCATTGCAATGCGCGCTGTCCCCAATGCGGTATGAGGGTGACCGAAGCTTTTCCCCGTACAAAACTTTCAGTGGACAGAATAAAGCGGATTCTGGACAGGGCTTCGGAAACAGGGATCAAGATTGTTTCATTTACCGGAGGGGAACCGCTGCTTTTTCTGGACGAGCTGGTTGTTCTCATAAAATATGCGGGCAGTGCGGGCATTGAATACATACGCACGGGTACCAACGGCTTTTTGTTCACCCAGCCGGAGCGGCCCGGTTTCCGTTCGCGGGTGAATCGCATTGCGGAAATGCTGGCCGACACCCCTCTCAGGAACCTCTGGATCAGTATCGATTCTGCAATACCGTCTGTTCATGAGAAGATGAGAGGATTTCCCGGTGTCATTGCGGGAATAGAAGAGGCGGTCCCCATATTTCATGGGCATGGCATTTATCCGTCGGCCAATCTCGGGATCAACAGAAATATCGGTGGAGCTGGGTCGGTCTCCGACGGATGTCGCCCTGCAGATGAGGATTATCTCCCGTTATTCATGAAAGATATGAAGGCCGCTTTCCGGAGTTTCTACCGCTTCGCCATCAATATGGGCTTTACCATCATCAACACCTGTTACCCCATGAGTATCCATGGTCTCAATGGAAACGCATCCCTAAAACCCATCTACGCTGCAAATTCGACGGATTATATAGTGCACTACAGCTCCGGAGAAAAGGCGATGCTTTTCAGGGCATTGATGGAAACGGTGCCTGAGTTCCGTTCGAAATCGAGAATCTTCTCTCCGAGATGCTCCCTTGACAGCCTCTACAGGCAGTATGCACAGGGCACGATGAGCGATTATCCCTGCCGAGGCGGCATCGACTGCTTCTTTATTGACTCCAAAGATGGAAATGCCTATCCATGCGGTTTCCGCGGGAAGGAAAATCTCGGTGATTTCTGCGAGCTGGACCGGGAAAAGCTGAACCGTGAACCCTTCTGCCATCACTGTGACTGGGAGTGTTTCCGCGATCCTTCCGAGATGTTCGGCCCCATTCTGCATGCAAGGCGCAATCCGTTCGGCCTGCTCAAAAACATCGCAAACCGGGGTTCCTACTTCAAAATCTGGATGGAGGATCTTCGATATTATCTCGCTTGCGATTTCTTCGATGGTCGAAAGCCACCTGCTTATGACCGGCTGTCAGCATGGCAGGGAAGCTGA
- a CDS encoding IS1/IS1595 family N-terminal zinc-binding domain-containing protein produces MAGVKCPRCGAETVYRYGKTKQGKQRYLCLACGLQFTPGSRRVEPAERPVCPACGKPMHVYKRENGATRFRCSNYPECKCFKKILEKETK; encoded by the coding sequence ATGGCGGGAGTGAAGTGCCCAAGATGCGGAGCCGAAACCGTATACCGGTATGGGAAGACCAAACAGGGAAAGCAGAGGTACCTGTGCCTTGCCTGTGGGCTCCAGTTTACTCCAGGTTCGCGGAGGGTCGAGCCGGCTGAAAGGCCTGTTTGCCCCGCCTGTGGGAAGCCAATGCACGTTTACAAAAGAGAAAATGGAGCGACGCGGTTCAGGTGCTCAAACTATCCAGAATGTAAATGTTTCAAGAAGATATTGGAAAAGGAGACGAAATGA
- a CDS encoding sarcosine oxidase subunit delta — protein MSLQITCPICGKRSGYEFRYGGEEKGPRPETSDLTPEAWCEYVHMNKSTAGIQEEWWCHRSGCGSWFRIHRDTRTNLQVPSPEAAEGSEAEK, from the coding sequence ATGTCATTGCAGATCACCTGTCCCATCTGCGGAAAACGCAGTGGGTATGAATTCCGTTACGGAGGGGAAGAAAAGGGTCCCAGGCCCGAAACGTCCGATCTCACACCGGAAGCTTGGTGTGAATATGTCCACATGAACAAATCGACGGCAGGCATTCAGGAAGAATGGTGGTGCCATCGAAGCGGCTGCGGGAGTTGGTTTCGCATCCATCGTGATACGCGTACCAACCTCCAGGTGCCGTCACCTGAAGCTGCCGAGGGATCGGAGGCGGAAAAATGA
- a CDS encoding FAD-dependent oxidoreductase: MNRLNQMPTLRVHPEKKVTFRYGKKTIRGMEGDTIATALYAAGVRIFSRSLKYHRPRGLYSLDGECSNTMMKVDGMPNVSAEKTFIRNGMVVEPQNCLGSPEWDFMSFMDKMSWAMPAGFYYRVFHRPARLWPHVIKLIRNAAGQGALSPDFEMKGRFDEIFPRADVCVIGGGAAGMSAALAAAEQGLRVILLEARPWLGGCWEYRALPYDGDVPLYEKARELARRVEEHDGIRVLKHTAVVGTYPGNVVTGFQKGGSSDSFDERYIEIRAESVVVATGCIERPLLFDNNERPGVMQAGCAQRLARTWGLLPGKKAVFSVGHDLGLETALDLFDLGVEIACIADHRMDGQSPALLSKLAGRKIPLLKGWVAARAHGRKGVTGVTLTTHNGIRRREYPCDLLVASAGLTPVSGPLSLAGAKLAYDGATGFFLPVSFPEKMHAAGRLLGLSEGKSLEMSGRIAGLRAAMDCGKNTASELEDVQKKQAATTAPSHGCKHVMAPVKGRKTFICFDEDTTVKNVDQAMKTGFDVPELIKRWTAAGTGPGQGGIPGHNLPLYVAQTGDSPDRDPRPTTVRPPLVPTLIATYAGSNHDMSKRTPMHDAQVAAGGRMERIGVWNRARRFSDDLTVRDEILNVRNNVGMLDSSTLGKFRLFGPDALKALQRVYVGDMSKTVEGRVKYSAMCNEDGCVIDDGVVIKRGENEYYLTSSTVRAGATAEWFHYHTRYEKWDYHIVNLTDAFGVINLAGPNSRKVLEKVTDADVSNEGFPFMGYREFFIEGEIPVRAMRLGFVGELSYEFHVPSSYMQALWDVLEEAGQPFGIKNFGLEAQNVLRLEKAHVILGAESEQRTTLHDIGLGFLWARKKPECQTVGVAALRHTEHQKGRLKLVGFQMADGSARPPKDGSIIVDSRIRGYVCTARYCPAQEKTVGLALVEDSLTEMGTRLGIYEDGCEGKLLHGEVIPTPFYDPEGTRMKM, translated from the coding sequence ATGAACAGATTGAACCAAATGCCAACGCTTCGAGTGCACCCGGAAAAGAAAGTCACCTTTCGCTACGGAAAGAAAACCATCCGGGGGATGGAAGGGGATACGATCGCCACGGCCCTCTATGCCGCAGGAGTGCGCATTTTCTCTCGCAGTCTCAAGTATCACCGTCCGCGCGGCCTCTACAGCCTGGATGGCGAATGCAGCAACACCATGATGAAGGTAGACGGTATGCCCAATGTCTCGGCAGAAAAGACCTTCATTCGAAACGGCATGGTGGTGGAACCCCAGAATTGCCTCGGCAGCCCGGAATGGGATTTCATGAGTTTCATGGACAAAATGAGCTGGGCTATGCCGGCTGGATTCTATTACCGCGTTTTTCACAGGCCCGCCAGGCTATGGCCTCATGTGATCAAGCTCATTCGAAACGCTGCAGGCCAGGGAGCGCTTTCGCCCGATTTTGAAATGAAGGGCCGGTTCGACGAGATTTTTCCCCGGGCGGATGTCTGTGTCATCGGTGGCGGTGCCGCGGGAATGTCGGCTGCGCTGGCTGCTGCGGAACAGGGACTTCGCGTGATTCTTCTGGAAGCGAGACCCTGGCTGGGAGGCTGCTGGGAATACCGCGCCCTTCCTTACGACGGGGATGTTCCCCTTTATGAAAAGGCCCGGGAACTGGCCCGGCGCGTTGAAGAACACGACGGAATCCGGGTCTTGAAACATACGGCGGTGGTGGGGACCTACCCTGGGAATGTCGTCACGGGCTTTCAAAAAGGCGGCTCATCCGATTCCTTCGACGAACGCTACATTGAAATCCGGGCGGAAAGCGTCGTGGTCGCCACGGGATGCATCGAACGCCCCCTGCTCTTTGACAACAATGAACGGCCGGGAGTCATGCAGGCGGGATGCGCCCAGCGTCTGGCAAGAACCTGGGGGCTGCTGCCGGGAAAAAAGGCCGTTTTCAGCGTGGGGCACGACCTGGGGCTTGAAACAGCGCTGGACCTCTTCGACCTCGGAGTGGAGATCGCCTGCATCGCAGACCACCGGATGGACGGACAGTCCCCTGCCCTCCTTTCCAAACTGGCCGGCCGCAAGATCCCTCTTCTCAAGGGATGGGTCGCCGCCAGGGCCCACGGACGAAAAGGTGTCACGGGAGTCACCCTGACCACCCACAATGGAATTCGCCGGCGTGAGTATCCGTGCGATCTGTTGGTGGCGTCCGCGGGACTCACTCCTGTTTCGGGTCCCCTCAGCCTGGCGGGAGCCAAACTTGCCTACGACGGTGCGACCGGCTTCTTCCTGCCCGTGAGCTTCCCGGAAAAAATGCACGCAGCAGGACGTTTGCTGGGACTCTCTGAAGGAAAATCCCTGGAGATGTCCGGAAGGATCGCCGGCCTTCGCGCCGCCATGGACTGCGGGAAAAACACGGCTTCCGAGCTGGAAGACGTTCAAAAAAAGCAGGCCGCGACCACCGCTCCTTCCCACGGTTGCAAACATGTCATGGCGCCGGTGAAAGGCCGCAAGACCTTCATTTGTTTCGATGAAGACACAACGGTGAAAAACGTGGATCAGGCCATGAAGACGGGCTTCGATGTGCCGGAACTCATCAAGCGCTGGACAGCAGCGGGAACCGGCCCCGGCCAGGGAGGCATTCCCGGGCACAATCTTCCTCTTTATGTCGCTCAAACGGGAGACTCACCCGACCGGGACCCGAGACCCACCACCGTGCGTCCGCCGCTGGTCCCCACCCTCATTGCCACCTATGCCGGCTCCAACCATGACATGAGCAAACGGACCCCGATGCACGATGCGCAGGTGGCCGCAGGCGGCCGCATGGAACGCATCGGAGTATGGAATCGCGCCCGCCGCTTCAGCGACGACCTGACGGTCCGGGACGAAATCCTCAATGTACGCAACAACGTCGGCATGCTCGATTCTTCGACCTTGGGCAAATTCAGGCTCTTCGGGCCCGACGCCCTGAAGGCTCTCCAGCGCGTCTACGTGGGAGATATGTCCAAGACCGTCGAGGGCAGGGTCAAATATTCCGCCATGTGCAATGAAGACGGCTGTGTCATCGACGACGGCGTCGTCATCAAGCGAGGGGAAAACGAATACTACCTGACCAGTTCCACGGTTAGAGCCGGCGCCACCGCCGAGTGGTTCCACTACCATACCCGCTACGAAAAATGGGACTACCACATCGTGAACCTCACGGACGCCTTTGGAGTCATCAACCTGGCAGGTCCCAACAGCCGGAAAGTCCTGGAAAAAGTGACCGATGCGGATGTTTCCAACGAGGGTTTTCCCTTCATGGGCTACAGGGAATTTTTCATCGAGGGAGAAATCCCCGTCCGGGCCATGCGGCTGGGTTTTGTCGGGGAGCTCTCGTATGAATTCCACGTCCCATCCTCTTACATGCAGGCTCTCTGGGACGTTCTGGAAGAAGCGGGGCAGCCTTTCGGCATAAAAAACTTCGGGTTGGAAGCCCAGAACGTACTGCGGCTGGAAAAGGCTCATGTCATTCTGGGAGCGGAATCCGAACAGCGGACAACCCTGCATGACATCGGGCTCGGCTTTCTCTGGGCGCGCAAAAAACCGGAATGTCAAACGGTAGGTGTTGCAGCCCTGCGGCATACGGAACATCAGAAGGGACGTTTGAAACTGGTGGGATTCCAAATGGCCGACGGGTCTGCCCGTCCACCCAAAGACGGGTCCATCATTGTGGACAGCAGGATTCGCGGATATGTCTGCACCGCCAGGTACTGCCCGGCGCAGGAAAAGACCGTCGGGCTGGCATTGGTGGAGGATTCCCTCACGGAAATGGGCACTCGCCTGGGAATCTACGAAGATGGCTGTGAAGGGAAGCTGCTCCATGGAGAAGTGATTCCAACCCCCTTCTACGATCCCGAAGGCACGCGGATGAAGATGTAG
- a CDS encoding helix-turn-helix domain-containing protein encodes MKTPHSESSEQSGQNNKLELAIGREIRSFRKKMDLTIAELAKLAGLSAGMLSKIENGNASPSLATLQSLSQALNIPVTAFFRKFEEERDASYVRAGQGLVIERRGTRAGHQYRLLGHSVGKSINVEPYLIELSEKSEVFPLFQHPGMEFIYMLEGKMLYMHGNRSYPLLPGDSLFFDADAPHGPEELNELPIKFLSIIVSPRFSE; translated from the coding sequence ATGAAGACTCCGCATTCAGAAAGTAGCGAACAGAGTGGCCAGAACAACAAATTGGAACTGGCTATAGGGCGTGAAATACGCAGCTTCCGAAAAAAGATGGATCTCACCATCGCTGAACTGGCCAAGCTGGCCGGCCTTTCCGCCGGCATGCTTTCCAAAATCGAAAACGGAAACGCTTCCCCTTCTCTTGCAACGCTTCAATCCCTCTCTCAGGCTCTGAACATTCCGGTCACGGCATTCTTCCGAAAGTTCGAAGAAGAGCGTGACGCCAGTTATGTTCGAGCCGGTCAGGGGCTCGTCATCGAGCGGCGGGGAACACGGGCGGGCCATCAGTACAGGCTTCTCGGGCACAGCGTGGGCAAGAGCATCAATGTCGAACCTTACCTCATCGAACTGTCCGAAAAGTCGGAGGTCTTTCCTCTTTTCCAACATCCCGGCATGGAATTCATCTATATGCTGGAAGGGAAGATGCTCTACATGCACGGCAACCGGTCGTACCCTCTCCTGCCGGGAGATTCCCTCTTCTTCGACGCCGACGCTCCCCACGGGCCGGAGGAGCTCAACGAACTGCCCATAAAGTTTCTCTCCATCATCGTCTCCCCAAGGTTTTCAGAGTAA
- a CDS encoding HMA2 domain-containing protein, with protein MSYYVHDVPGRLRVKTPAIKGNPARALQIEELLSKKEGVLSVVSNKTTGSVVINYDSDVLNKEAILDILTKRGHFDPSKAVTNDQLIEDTVSKSGKLVSKAVLGLLMDAAFGGTPLSVLTAIL; from the coding sequence ATGAGCTACTACGTTCACGATGTCCCGGGAAGGCTACGTGTCAAGACCCCTGCCATAAAGGGCAACCCGGCAAGGGCCCTGCAAATTGAAGAGCTCCTCAGCAAGAAAGAAGGCGTCTTGTCGGTTGTATCCAATAAGACCACGGGCAGTGTGGTGATCAATTATGATTCGGATGTGTTGAACAAGGAAGCGATCCTGGATATTCTCACAAAGAGAGGCCATTTTGATCCTTCCAAGGCGGTTACCAACGACCAGCTTATAGAAGATACGGTCTCAAAAAGTGGGAAGCTGGTGAGTAAGGCCGTCTTGGGATTGCTCATGGATGCGGCTTTCGGAGGTACTCCCCTGTCCGTGCTGACGGCAATACTTTAA
- a CDS encoding DUF5658 family protein: MVTTMRPPRYEERRSFKDRRSKPTSPFTLASLRGRRRQVRREEDASVHRYVDLYDWDIVSLILLILLLSLSDAFLTLLLIEMGSSEINPVMAFFLEFGPLHFVLSKYALTALGSIWLLIHKNFQFFNRTLTVRSVLVYILFLYSCLIVYELSLIF, from the coding sequence TTGGTTACCACCATGAGACCCCCACGGTACGAAGAGAGGAGATCCTTCAAGGATCGACGGAGCAAGCCGACCTCGCCTTTCACCCTGGCGAGCCTTCGGGGCCGGCGCAGACAGGTCCGCCGGGAAGAGGATGCTTCAGTTCACCGCTATGTGGATCTTTACGACTGGGATATCGTTTCCCTGATCCTGCTGATCCTCCTGCTTTCCCTGTCGGATGCCTTCCTGACCCTCCTGCTCATTGAAATGGGAAGTTCGGAAATCAACCCCGTCATGGCGTTTTTTCTGGAATTCGGCCCCCTCCATTTTGTTCTCTCAAAATATGCCCTGACGGCCTTGGGCTCGATCTGGTTGCTCATTCACAAGAATTTTCAATTTTTCAACCGGACTCTCACAGTCAGGTCTGTCCTGGTCTATATCCTCTTCCTGTATAGTTGCCTCATTGTCTACGAACTCTCTCTAATCTTCTGA